The proteins below come from a single Verrucomicrobiia bacterium genomic window:
- a CDS encoding Nramp family divalent metal transporter has translation MSLVRPPPQDLRGALRHLGPGLIVSAAIVGSGELIVTTKLGAEIGFTLLWFIILGCLIKVFLQVEFGRYAVSHGRTTLQTLDSIPGPRWIVSWLVWFWMLMFVATFFQVAGMVGGIVGALRLAGWSAGLSDATWVGAVCAVTAVLLAVGHYRMIERFSAVMVAAFTIFTVAAVVALAWTPYALQWNQLAGGLRFELPASFTIAFAAFGIIGVGASELIYYPYWCLEKGYAAFVGPDDGSDAWKERARGWIRVMNLDAWVSMVIYTLATVAFYLLGAAVLHARGTQVTDRDLMASLSEMYRETFGAIGFWGYLAGALIVLYSTVFIATASNGRLMADLLRLLRLIRARTEPQQRRVVQLTCLALPIVYFVLYLTVGAPVSLVLVGALAQALMLPLLAGSTLYLLYRRTDPALRPRGPWISCLWISASLMAVVGLYQAFDQARKWWP, from the coding sequence ATGTCCCTGGTCCGCCCTCCGCCCCAGGACCTTCGTGGCGCCCTGCGTCATCTGGGTCCCGGACTGATCGTCTCGGCGGCCATCGTCGGCTCCGGGGAACTCATCGTCACCACCAAGCTCGGCGCCGAAATCGGCTTCACCCTCCTCTGGTTCATCATCCTCGGCTGCCTCATCAAGGTCTTCCTCCAGGTCGAGTTCGGCCGCTATGCCGTCAGCCACGGCCGCACCACCCTCCAAACCCTCGATTCCATCCCCGGTCCGCGCTGGATCGTGTCCTGGCTGGTCTGGTTCTGGATGCTCATGTTCGTCGCCACCTTCTTCCAGGTCGCCGGCATGGTCGGCGGTATCGTCGGCGCCCTCCGCCTCGCCGGCTGGAGCGCCGGCCTCTCCGATGCCACCTGGGTCGGAGCCGTCTGCGCCGTCACCGCCGTCCTCCTCGCCGTCGGCCACTACCGGATGATCGAACGCTTCTCCGCCGTCATGGTCGCCGCCTTCACCATCTTCACCGTCGCAGCCGTGGTGGCCCTCGCCTGGACCCCCTACGCCCTCCAGTGGAACCAGCTCGCCGGCGGTCTCCGCTTCGAATTGCCCGCCTCCTTCACCATCGCCTTCGCCGCCTTCGGCATCATCGGCGTCGGCGCCTCCGAACTCATCTACTACCCCTACTGGTGCCTCGAAAAAGGCTACGCCGCCTTCGTCGGCCCCGACGACGGCTCCGACGCCTGGAAGGAACGCGCCCGCGGATGGATCCGCGTCATGAACCTCGATGCCTGGGTCTCGATGGTCATCTACACCCTCGCCACCGTCGCCTTCTACCTCCTCGGCGCCGCCGTCCTCCACGCCCGCGGCACCCAGGTCACCGACCGCGATCTGATGGCCAGCCTCTCCGAAATGTACCGCGAGACGTTCGGCGCGATCGGCTTCTGGGGCTACCTCGCCGGCGCCCTCATCGTGCTCTACTCCACGGTCTTCATCGCCACCGCCTCCAACGGCCGCCTCATGGCCGACCTGCTCCGCCTCCTCCGCCTCATCCGCGCCCGTACCGAACCCCAGCAGCGCCGCGTCGTCCAGCTCACCTGCCTCGCCCTGCCCATCGTCTATTTTGTCCTCTATCTCACCGTCGGCGCTCCCGTCAGTCTCGTGCTGGTCGGCGCCCTCGCCCAGGCCCTCATGCTTCCCCTCCTCGCCGGCAGCACCCTCTATCTCCTCTACCGCCGCACCGACCCCGCCCTCCGTCCCCGCGGTCCCTGGATCTCCTGCCTCTGGATCTCCGCCTCCCTCATGGCCGTCGTCGGCCTCTACCAGGCCTTCGATCAGGCCCGCAAATGGTGGCCCTGA
- a CDS encoding DEAD/DEAH box helicase has protein sequence MDPSAPALALARIRLPDLWQQEAVAALRAGKDVVVHAPTGAGKTLIFELWSNEGRCPPQAIYTVPTRALANDKLAEWRARNWNVGIATGDLADNLDAPILVATLETQKNRLIRGDGPRLLVIDEYQMIGDPDRGLNYEIAIALAPPRTQLLLLSGSVHNPQQVAAWLRRLGRDAVVVRHDERPVPLEEVWAANLQYHLPSDIRGYWPRLLAKALAEGLGPILVFAPRRQAAETFARDIARQLPNPDPLTLTREQKLLAGEALSKLLAQRVAYHHSGLSYAARAGVIEPLAKAGQLRVVAATMGLAAGINFSLRSVALAGDSYRRDFVEQPLRPDEILQMFGRAGRRGIDDIGYVLVSSNELRLRDAHPSQLSRCGLVDWGALLSVMAGAADRGENPFETAVRVQQRLFTSKPIHLGVETCLQFPNAPCGLATDAERARRVRSRARQFLSSRGTWEPLPALRPVAAGEVFTPTPASPPATRAAHPRPPSPSPASPPPPAPSAARTTDPAAPSLVPALSVQAVVEKLGQGWIVTLQDTERGRLYGRAIKIADILTGERLVLVKGIRRLTDWRGRLATLAEWESRLRPLLEQRLADQRTPAVRFVREPQRLVAHLSLAALPLRVPVDSHGIALWHPPERDVPHADCAVCALAPTCRQLAPGTGTAALWRRLALIDPRGVPTRRGRLVAALPQTVGLALAAALEDDSYPLDELVYDLANLDAGFRFAGEDSRWGGRLPAASQRAYGLLNVPGYLESGLPPRYGSGANDIVLQAHRHPGKRLAATDELRGEGDIDRLIIEWRSLLRQIAHAPALDWPRWTAFQAMARGILRETESPTLTDLPPLTYAQKRRVDHRLSFRRH, from the coding sequence ATCGACCCCTCCGCTCCGGCTCTCGCACTTGCCCGGATCCGCCTCCCGGACCTCTGGCAGCAGGAGGCCGTCGCCGCCCTCCGCGCCGGCAAGGACGTCGTCGTCCATGCCCCCACCGGCGCCGGCAAAACCCTCATCTTCGAACTCTGGTCCAACGAAGGCCGCTGCCCGCCCCAGGCCATCTACACCGTCCCCACCCGAGCCCTCGCCAATGACAAACTCGCCGAGTGGCGCGCCCGCAACTGGAACGTCGGCATCGCCACCGGTGACCTCGCCGACAACCTCGATGCCCCCATCCTCGTCGCCACCCTCGAAACCCAGAAGAACCGCCTCATCCGCGGCGACGGCCCACGCCTCCTCGTCATCGACGAATACCAGATGATCGGCGACCCCGATCGCGGCCTCAATTACGAGATCGCCATCGCCCTCGCCCCGCCCCGCACCCAGCTCCTCCTCCTCAGCGGTTCCGTCCACAACCCCCAGCAGGTCGCCGCCTGGCTCCGTCGCCTCGGCCGCGATGCCGTCGTCGTCCGCCACGACGAACGCCCCGTCCCCCTCGAAGAAGTCTGGGCCGCCAACCTCCAGTATCACCTCCCCTCCGACATCCGCGGCTACTGGCCACGGCTCCTCGCCAAGGCCCTCGCCGAGGGCCTCGGCCCCATCCTGGTCTTCGCCCCCCGCCGTCAGGCCGCCGAAACCTTCGCCCGCGACATCGCCCGCCAGCTCCCCAATCCCGATCCCCTCACCCTCACCCGCGAACAAAAACTCCTCGCCGGCGAAGCCCTCTCCAAACTCCTCGCCCAGCGCGTCGCCTATCACCACAGCGGACTCAGCTACGCCGCCCGCGCCGGCGTCATCGAACCCCTCGCCAAGGCCGGTCAGCTCCGCGTCGTCGCCGCCACCATGGGCCTCGCCGCCGGCATCAACTTCTCCCTCCGCAGCGTCGCCCTCGCCGGCGATTCCTACCGTCGCGACTTCGTCGAACAACCCCTCCGCCCCGACGAAATCCTCCAGATGTTCGGTCGCGCCGGCCGACGCGGGATCGACGACATCGGCTACGTCCTCGTCTCCAGCAACGAACTCCGCCTCCGCGACGCCCATCCCAGCCAGTTGTCCCGCTGCGGCCTCGTGGACTGGGGCGCCCTCCTCAGTGTCATGGCCGGCGCCGCCGACCGCGGCGAAAACCCCTTCGAAACCGCCGTCCGCGTCCAGCAGCGCCTCTTCACCTCCAAACCCATCCATCTCGGCGTCGAAACCTGCCTCCAGTTCCCCAATGCCCCCTGCGGCCTCGCCACCGACGCCGAACGCGCCCGCCGCGTCCGCAGTCGCGCCCGCCAGTTCCTCAGCTCCCGCGGCACATGGGAACCCCTCCCCGCCCTCCGCCCCGTCGCCGCCGGAGAAGTCTTCACCCCAACCCCCGCCTCGCCCCCCGCCACCCGTGCCGCCCACCCTCGCCCCCCGTCACCCTCCCCTGCCTCGCCTCCGCCCCCTGCCCCATCCGCCGCCCGGACCACTGACCCGGCCGCGCCCAGCCTCGTCCCCGCCCTCTCGGTCCAGGCCGTCGTCGAGAAACTCGGGCAGGGCTGGATCGTCACGCTCCAGGACACCGAACGCGGACGCCTCTACGGCCGCGCCATCAAAATCGCCGACATCCTCACCGGCGAACGCCTGGTGCTCGTCAAGGGAATCCGCCGCCTCACCGACTGGCGCGGTCGCCTCGCCACCCTCGCGGAATGGGAATCCCGGCTCCGCCCCCTCCTCGAACAGCGCCTCGCCGACCAGCGCACCCCCGCCGTCCGCTTCGTCCGCGAACCGCAACGCCTCGTCGCCCACCTCAGCCTCGCCGCCCTCCCCCTCCGCGTCCCCGTCGATTCCCACGGCATCGCCCTCTGGCACCCCCCCGAACGCGACGTTCCCCACGCCGACTGCGCCGTCTGCGCCCTCGCCCCCACCTGCCGCCAGCTCGCCCCCGGCACCGGCACCGCCGCCCTCTGGCGCCGCCTCGCCCTCATCGATCCCCGCGGCGTCCCCACCCGCCGCGGCCGCCTCGTCGCCGCCCTCCCCCAGACCGTCGGGCTCGCCCTCGCCGCCGCCCTCGAGGACGACTCCTATCCCCTCGACGAACTCGTGTACGACCTCGCCAATCTCGATGCCGGCTTCCGCTTCGCCGGCGAAGACTCCCGCTGGGGCGGACGCCTCCCCGCCGCCTCCCAGCGCGCCTACGGACTCCTCAATGTCCCCGGCTACCTCGAAAGCGGCCTCCCCCCCCGCTACGGCTCCGGCGCCAACGACATCGTCCTTCAAGCCCATCGTCATCCCGGCAAACGCCTCGCCGCCACCGACGAACTCCGCGGCGAAGGCGACATCGACCGCCTCATCATCGAATGGCGCAGTCTCCTCCGCCAGATCGCCCACGCCCCCGCCCTCGACTGGCCGCGCTGGACCGCCTTCCAGGCCATGGCCCGGGGCATCCTCCGCGAAACCGAGTCCCCCACCCTCACCGACCTCCCACCCCTCACCTACGCCCAGAAGCGCCGCGTCGATCACCGCCTCTCCTTCCGCCGCCACTGA
- a CDS encoding insulinase family protein translates to MSLPAVPHASSAPGARVATLDNGLVAIVLEDASAPVVSAQAWCRAGSIDEGRWLGAGLSHVLEHMLFKGTSTRGPGRIDQEVHDAGGSMNAYTSFDRTVYWINVPSSGTHVALDILGDIMQHATLPEEELVKELDVIRREMDMCHDDPSRRSSRRLFETAYTRSPYRYPIIGLPDIFNTLSRDDVFAYYREKYAPNNLFFVVVGDVCAEDVVARLGEAFAGARARPLPATPHALEPRQTAPRERIEEAPIELGYLHGSWHIPELRHADVPALDVLSVILGGGRSSRLYRQVREKSGLVHAVDAWTYSPGSPGLFGFSAVVEGERFPDACLAIGDEIERLRDAAVSEAEWAKAVKQITAATLAVRKTMQGQAQDLGSSWLTVGDLGFSARYLDAVRRTTREDLRRVAQSYLAPDNRTVCALLPAGSRPAAATRTVSTRRSAVECVTLPNGLRLLLKQDDRLPFVEFRAVFQGGVLAETPDNNGITGVMTRLLLKGTESRSAEEIATEIESVGGSLDGYAGNNSFGVTLELLQSDFSLGLDLLADVILHPSFPPDELEREREFQLAGIRAQKDQLLQLAGRAMRSALFGPAGYGLDATGTENSVERLSVESIRAFHRRLAVPNNCVLALYGDLNPSEVRAAVERTFRDWTAAPTGLDPLPNPPPPSQPRRVEEVRDKKQAVVVMGFRGTTLRHPDRHALELVQEACSDLGSRLFLRIRDELGLAYYVGAQNFVGLVPGFFSFYAGTEPAKTDLVTAEFRNEIAKLRDHGLTDTELQRSKAKVVGQKKIARQDLGTCAMAAALDELYGLGHAHSDSEDALYEAVTLDDVRRVARHYLDPEALVLSIVRP, encoded by the coding sequence ATGTCGTTGCCCGCCGTCCCGCACGCCTCCAGCGCCCCAGGCGCTCGGGTCGCCACCCTCGACAACGGCCTGGTCGCCATCGTCCTCGAAGACGCCAGCGCCCCCGTCGTCTCCGCCCAGGCCTGGTGCCGCGCCGGGAGCATCGACGAAGGCCGCTGGCTCGGTGCCGGCCTCTCCCACGTCCTCGAACACATGCTCTTCAAGGGCACCTCGACCCGTGGCCCCGGCCGCATCGACCAGGAGGTCCATGACGCCGGCGGCAGCATGAACGCCTACACCTCGTTCGACCGCACCGTCTATTGGATCAATGTCCCCAGCTCCGGCACCCACGTCGCCCTCGACATCCTCGGCGACATCATGCAGCACGCCACCCTCCCCGAGGAGGAACTGGTCAAGGAACTCGATGTCATCCGCCGGGAAATGGACATGTGCCACGATGACCCGTCCCGCCGCTCCAGCCGCCGGCTCTTCGAAACCGCCTACACCCGGAGCCCCTACCGCTATCCCATCATCGGCCTCCCCGACATCTTCAACACCCTCTCCCGCGACGACGTCTTCGCCTACTACCGCGAAAAGTACGCCCCCAACAACCTCTTCTTCGTCGTGGTCGGAGATGTCTGCGCCGAGGACGTCGTGGCCCGCCTCGGCGAGGCCTTCGCCGGGGCCCGCGCCCGCCCCCTGCCCGCCACCCCCCACGCCCTCGAACCCCGCCAGACCGCCCCCCGCGAACGCATCGAGGAAGCCCCCATCGAACTCGGCTACCTCCATGGTTCCTGGCATATCCCGGAACTCCGCCATGCCGATGTCCCCGCCCTCGATGTCCTCAGCGTGATCCTCGGCGGCGGTCGCAGTTCCCGCCTCTACCGCCAGGTCCGCGAAAAATCCGGCCTGGTCCACGCCGTGGACGCCTGGACCTACAGCCCCGGCAGCCCCGGCCTCTTCGGATTCAGCGCCGTCGTCGAAGGCGAACGCTTCCCCGATGCCTGCCTCGCCATCGGCGACGAAATCGAGCGCCTCCGCGATGCCGCGGTCTCCGAAGCCGAATGGGCCAAGGCGGTCAAGCAGATCACCGCCGCCACCCTCGCCGTCCGCAAAACCATGCAGGGCCAGGCCCAGGACCTCGGCTCGAGCTGGCTGACCGTCGGCGATCTCGGCTTCTCCGCCCGCTACCTCGACGCCGTCCGCCGTACCACCCGCGAAGACCTCCGCCGTGTCGCCCAGTCCTACCTGGCCCCCGACAACCGCACCGTCTGCGCCCTCCTCCCCGCCGGTTCCCGACCCGCTGCCGCCACCCGGACCGTCTCCACCCGCCGCTCCGCCGTCGAGTGCGTCACACTTCCCAACGGACTTCGCCTCCTCCTCAAACAGGACGACCGCCTCCCGTTCGTCGAGTTCCGTGCCGTCTTCCAGGGCGGTGTCCTCGCCGAAACCCCCGACAACAACGGGATCACCGGCGTCATGACCCGACTCCTCCTCAAAGGAACCGAATCCCGCTCCGCCGAGGAAATCGCCACCGAAATCGAATCCGTCGGCGGCAGCCTCGATGGCTACGCCGGCAACAACAGCTTCGGTGTCACCCTCGAACTCCTCCAGTCCGATTTCTCCCTCGGCCTCGACCTCCTCGCCGACGTCATCCTCCATCCCTCGTTCCCACCCGACGAACTCGAACGCGAACGCGAATTCCAGCTCGCCGGCATCCGGGCCCAGAAGGACCAGCTCCTCCAGCTCGCCGGCCGCGCCATGCGCAGCGCCCTCTTCGGCCCCGCCGGCTACGGCCTCGACGCCACCGGCACCGAAAACTCCGTCGAACGTCTCTCCGTCGAATCCATCCGCGCCTTCCATCGGCGCCTCGCCGTCCCCAACAACTGCGTCCTCGCCCTCTACGGCGATCTCAATCCATCCGAGGTCCGCGCCGCCGTCGAACGGACCTTCCGCGACTGGACCGCCGCCCCCACCGGACTCGATCCCCTCCCCAATCCGCCCCCGCCCAGCCAGCCCAGACGCGTCGAGGAGGTCCGCGATAAGAAACAGGCCGTCGTCGTCATGGGCTTCCGCGGCACCACCCTCCGCCATCCCGATCGCCACGCCCTCGAACTCGTCCAGGAAGCCTGCAGCGACCTCGGCTCCCGCCTCTTCCTCCGCATCCGCGACGAACTCGGTCTCGCCTACTACGTCGGCGCCCAGAACTTCGTCGGCCTCGTCCCCGGCTTCTTCTCCTTCTACGCCGGCACCGAACCCGCCAAAACCGACCTCGTCACCGCCGAGTTCCGCAACGAAATCGCCAAACTCCGCGACCACGGCCTCACCGACACCGAACTCCAGCGCTCCAAGGCCAAGGTCGTCGGTCAGAAAAAGATCGCCCGCCAGGACCTCGGCACCTGCGCCATGGCCGCCGCCCTCGACGAACTCTACGGCCTCGGCCACGCCCACAGCGATTCCGAGGACGCCCTCTACGAGGCCGTCACCCTCGACGACGTCCGCCGCGTCGCCCGCCACTACCTCGACCCCGAGGCCCTCGTCCTCTCCATCGTCCGCCCGTAG
- the tig gene encoding trigger factor gives MNVSVEQLAPCKVLIKIEVDAASVEKAFDEATAEIQKKARITGFRPGKAPAYMIARAFGGDIQHEARRKLIAASYNAALKEHNIQPLSQPEVEEIQFGRGQPYSYAVTLETEPRFDLPEYKGIPVEVEIREVTPQDIERALLALRDQRAEFQDVSRPAASGDYVVVHYTGTCEGKPITDHSPTARGLTEQKNFWLKMESAHFIPGFTDQLLGASAGEKRTVTVTFPADFVVPVVAGKQGVYEVELLQVKERHLPELTDAFASQFGVDTLDALLDGVRGDLENELKHKRVTSIRNQIIQTLLSRVQCDLPDGIVEHETRSVVRDIVSRNQGRGLTKQDLQEHKDEIFAAANTSAKDRVKAALILNRIADREGIRIKQEEVLQAVAMIAQRQNERPEKLLRAMQQDGRLSSLSEQILTSRVLDYLQLQALISEVPARPQPAPAP, from the coding sequence GTGAACGTGTCTGTGGAGCAGTTGGCGCCGTGCAAGGTGCTCATCAAGATCGAAGTCGATGCCGCCTCCGTGGAGAAGGCCTTCGATGAGGCCACCGCCGAAATTCAGAAAAAAGCCCGCATCACCGGCTTCCGCCCGGGCAAGGCTCCCGCCTACATGATCGCCCGCGCCTTCGGCGGCGACATCCAGCACGAGGCCCGCCGCAAACTCATCGCCGCCAGCTACAACGCCGCCCTCAAGGAACATAACATCCAGCCCCTCAGCCAGCCCGAGGTCGAGGAAATCCAGTTCGGTCGCGGCCAGCCCTACTCCTACGCCGTCACCCTCGAAACCGAACCCCGCTTCGACCTGCCCGAATACAAGGGCATCCCCGTCGAGGTCGAAATCCGTGAGGTCACCCCGCAGGACATCGAACGCGCCCTCCTTGCCCTCCGCGATCAACGCGCCGAGTTCCAGGATGTCTCCCGCCCGGCCGCCTCCGGCGACTACGTCGTGGTCCATTACACCGGCACCTGCGAAGGCAAGCCGATCACAGACCACTCCCCCACCGCCCGCGGCCTCACCGAACAGAAGAATTTCTGGCTCAAAATGGAGTCCGCCCACTTCATCCCCGGCTTCACCGACCAGCTCCTCGGCGCTTCCGCCGGCGAGAAACGCACCGTCACCGTCACCTTCCCCGCCGATTTCGTGGTGCCCGTCGTGGCCGGTAAACAGGGCGTGTACGAGGTCGAACTGCTCCAGGTCAAGGAACGTCACCTCCCCGAACTCACCGATGCCTTCGCCTCCCAGTTCGGCGTGGATACCCTCGACGCCCTCCTCGATGGCGTCCGCGGTGACCTCGAAAACGAACTCAAACACAAACGCGTCACCTCCATCCGCAACCAGATCATCCAAACCCTCCTCAGCCGGGTCCAATGCGATCTCCCCGACGGCATCGTCGAACATGAAACCCGCAGCGTCGTCCGCGATATCGTCTCCCGAAATCAGGGTCGCGGCCTCACCAAGCAGGACCTTCAGGAGCACAAGGACGAAATCTTCGCCGCCGCCAACACCAGCGCCAAGGACCGCGTCAAGGCCGCCCTCATCCTGAATCGCATCGCCGACCGCGAAGGCATCAGGATCAAACAGGAGGAGGTTCTCCAGGCCGTCGCCATGATCGCCCAGCGCCAGAACGAACGCCCCGAAAAACTCCTCCGCGCCATGCAGCAGGACGGCCGCCTCAGCAGTCTCTCCGAACAGATCCTCACCTCGCGGGTCCTGGACTACCTCCAGCTCCAGGCCCTCATCAGCGAGGTCCCGGCCCGGCCCCAGCCGGCCCCCGCTCCCTGA
- a CDS encoding response regulator, giving the protein MNAILPRALLALPMWLHATSGRAAAATAAPETAAAEPPPALPSLSQALDFGVDPLAFTAVLLALGIALLMIRGNAALRRRLTQHTRQIASLTKQSEEYATLFDAVPALVLFKDDQNRHLRINRAGAELLGRAREAIEGHHASEIDPIRAQQFHRDDIEVIRSGRPKLGIIESFPVAGGGERWVRTDKIPYRDPSGRVIGVIVFAVDITERLEAQLALQCAHDELEARVEERTAALKAEVLHRRRAEEEARRARTEAESADHAKSQFLAAMSHEIRTPMNAIIGMSNLLLETPLNTEQKEFAQTVRVSGEALLTIINDILDFSKIEAGKLDFEERDFDLPEVVEGVLDVLAETAQSKGLELAGLVESDVPARLRGDPGRLRQILLNLVANAVKFTPSGEVILTVGCVELNDLAARLRISVRDTGIGIPPEAQTRLFQPFVQADAATSRHVGGTGLGLAISRRLVEMMDGTIEVESAPGRGSTFTFTVLLRAAQSPAPQVAPTLRPVAGRRALIVDDNAASGAILDYLATSWGLRTGGWAASADEARRHLEEALQARDPFDIALIDLHLPGPDGLELARSLHADPRFNGLPILLLAPRSHRIAPDTLRQAGVHARVGKPVRASQLHCAVANALAPQSIPRSAHPASPVHGLPAPPSCDPQPPNRAALRILVAEDNLVNQKVTVRQLACLGYSADTVANGSEALEAIQSVAYNVILMDCLMPELDGYETTRRLRRLGHDSARLCIIAMTANAMQGDREQCLAAGMDDYVAKPTRLEHLEEALDRAKARLFPGRSALAIA; this is encoded by the coding sequence ATGAATGCCATCTTGCCGCGCGCCTTGCTCGCCCTTCCAATGTGGCTTCACGCCACGTCCGGACGCGCTGCCGCTGCCACCGCCGCCCCGGAGACGGCTGCCGCCGAACCGCCCCCCGCCCTCCCCTCCCTGTCCCAGGCCCTCGATTTCGGCGTGGACCCCCTCGCCTTTACCGCCGTCCTCCTCGCCCTCGGGATCGCCCTTCTCATGATCCGCGGCAACGCCGCCCTGCGGCGTCGCCTGACCCAGCACACCCGCCAGATCGCGTCCCTGACCAAACAGAGCGAGGAGTACGCCACCCTCTTCGATGCCGTCCCCGCCCTCGTCCTCTTCAAGGACGACCAGAACCGCCACCTCCGCATCAATCGCGCCGGAGCCGAACTCCTCGGCCGCGCCCGCGAGGCCATCGAAGGCCATCACGCCTCCGAAATCGACCCGATCCGCGCCCAGCAGTTCCACCGCGACGATATCGAGGTCATCCGCTCCGGCCGCCCCAAACTCGGCATCATCGAGTCCTTCCCCGTCGCCGGCGGCGGGGAACGCTGGGTTCGTACCGACAAAATCCCCTACCGCGACCCCTCCGGCCGCGTCATCGGCGTCATCGTCTTCGCCGTCGATATCACCGAACGCCTCGAAGCCCAGCTCGCCCTCCAGTGCGCCCACGACGAACTCGAAGCCCGCGTCGAGGAACGTACCGCCGCCCTCAAGGCCGAGGTCCTCCACCGGCGCCGCGCCGAGGAGGAGGCCCGCCGCGCCCGCACCGAGGCCGAGTCCGCCGACCACGCCAAAAGCCAGTTCCTCGCCGCCATGAGTCACGAGATCCGGACCCCGATGAACGCCATCATCGGCATGTCCAATCTCCTCCTCGAAACCCCCCTCAACACCGAACAAAAGGAGTTCGCCCAAACCGTCCGCGTCAGCGGCGAAGCCCTCCTTACCATCATCAACGACATCCTCGACTTCTCCAAGATCGAGGCCGGCAAACTGGACTTCGAAGAGCGTGACTTCGACCTCCCCGAAGTGGTCGAGGGCGTCCTCGATGTCCTCGCCGAAACCGCCCAGTCCAAGGGCCTCGAACTCGCCGGACTCGTCGAATCCGATGTCCCCGCCCGACTCCGCGGTGACCCCGGCCGCCTCCGGCAAATCCTCCTCAACCTCGTCGCCAACGCCGTCAAGTTCACCCCCTCCGGCGAGGTCATCCTCACCGTCGGCTGTGTCGAACTCAACGATCTCGCCGCCCGCCTCCGCATCAGCGTCCGTGACACCGGCATTGGCATCCCTCCCGAAGCCCAGACACGCCTCTTCCAGCCGTTCGTCCAGGCCGACGCCGCCACCTCCCGCCACGTCGGCGGCACCGGCCTCGGCCTCGCCATCTCCCGACGCCTCGTCGAAATGATGGACGGTACCATCGAGGTCGAAAGCGCCCCCGGGCGCGGCTCCACCTTCACCTTCACCGTCCTCCTCCGCGCCGCCCAGTCCCCCGCCCCCCAGGTCGCTCCCACCCTTCGACCGGTCGCCGGCCGCCGTGCCCTCATCGTGGACGACAATGCCGCCAGCGGCGCCATCCTCGATTACCTCGCCACCTCCTGGGGCCTGCGCACCGGCGGTTGGGCCGCCAGTGCCGACGAAGCCCGCCGCCACCTCGAAGAAGCCCTCCAGGCCCGGGACCCCTTCGACATCGCCCTCATCGACCTCCATCTCCCCGGCCCCGACGGCCTCGAACTCGCCCGCTCCCTCCACGCCGATCCGCGCTTCAACGGGCTCCCCATCCTTCTCCTCGCCCCACGTTCCCACCGCATTGCGCCCGACACCCTCCGCCAGGCCGGTGTCCATGCCCGCGTCGGCAAACCCGTCCGCGCCTCGCAACTCCACTGCGCCGTCGCCAATGCCCTCGCCCCCCAGTCCATCCCCCGGTCCGCCCACCCCGCCTCCCCCGTCCACGGACTCCCCGCCCCCCCAAGCTGCGACCCGCAGCCTCCCAACCGCGCCGCCCTCCGCATCCTCGTCGCCGAAGACAATCTCGTGAACCAGAAGGTCACCGTCCGGCAACTCGCCTGCCTCGGTTACTCCGCCGACACCGTCGCCAATGGCTCCGAAGCCCTCGAGGCCATCCAGTCCGTCGCCTACAACGTCATCCTCATGGACTGTCTCATGCCCGAACTCGACGGCTACGAGACCACCCGACGCCTCCGCCGCCTCGGCCACGATTCCGCCCGCCTCTGCATCATCGCCATGACCGCCAACGCCATGCAGGGCGACCGCGAACAGTGCCTCGCCGCCGGCATGGACGACTACGTCGCCAAACCCACCCGCCTCGAACACCTCGAGGAAGCCCTCGACCGCGCCAAGGCCCGCCTCTTCCCCGGCCGCTCCGCCCTCGCCATCGCCTGA